A segment of the Parasynechococcus marenigrum WH 8102 genome:
TTCGCGAGAGCGGTGAGAGCTCAGCGATTGAGTTCCTGGCCAACGGTGAAGGGGCCTTTCACTTCCAGGACCTGGCCCAGAACGCCGCCGGTGAAGGAATCGACCTCAGTGAGTCGAATGCTCTGGAGGAGTTCCAGCAGGAGGTGATCGACACCATGGAGAAGCTCTGTCAGGGGTGACCCCAACAGAGCCTGGGGCCGTTCAACTCCCGGATCAGCCGAAGTAGAAGGCAATCTCCTTGTCCTTCAGACCGTCCCAACCGGCATCGAGCAGTCGTTGGTTCAGGCTTTCCCGGTCGAAGTGCTTCGCTCCGGTCTTCACCACCCGGTTGCGCATGGACTTGATCACGCCGCTGCGGGCGCGCTGGCTTTCCAGGTCCATGACTTCGTTGTAGAGGGCCAGCATGGGTGCTGGGATCGGGGAACCATCAAGATCAACACCCGCCTTGATGGCGGCATCCACGCCATCGGGTCCGGCAATCGCCATGGTCTGCTGAAAAGGGCGACTCAGGTTATGCGCTGAAGTAGCGGGCCTTGCTGTGCAGCGCTACCAGTGCCGTCGTGCTCTGCTCGGGGGACAGCTGGTCGCTGGCATCCATCGACAGACCAATTCGGTCTGCTCCGAGCCAGGAGAGTTGCTGGCGTGAATCGGCCACGTTCGGGCAAGCGGGGTACCCAAAGGAGTAGCGACTGCCTCGGTAGCGCTGCGCCAAGACATCCCGCAGTGGCATGCCGTCCGGATCAGCAAAGCCAAGTTCGCGGCGGATGCGGGCGTGGACCCATTCCGCCATCGCTTCGGCCATCTGAACCGCCAGTCCGTGGAAGTACAGGTAATCGCTGTATTGATCGCCCTTGAACAGCTCCTGGGCTACCTCACTGGCCTTGTCTCCCATGGTCACCGCCTGCATCGGCAGGACATCGCCCGGACGACCGTCGGCTGTCATGTCCTGAAAGAAGTCAGCAATGCAGTAACGGTTGCCGGAGCGCTGGCGTGGAAGGTCGAAACGGCCAAGCTCAGTCTCTCCACTGGCATCAAAGACCCTCAGGGCATTCCCATCGCGACCGACCGGGAAATATCCATAGGCCGCCCTTGGGGTGAGCAGCGATTCCTGAAGGCATCGATCCACCCACTGCTGCAGAACCGGTTCAGCCTTCTCTTTCAACATCGCGTCATACTCATCACGCGATTGCTGCTGGACTTTGCGCAATTGCCACTGTCCGGCAAACAGGGCGTTGCGATCAAGAAAGCCGAACACCTCTTCAATGTCGACGTCTGCTTCAGTTATGACAACTGATCCCAAGAATGGGGCTGTGGGTGTTGGCTCCGCCGGCACGGCTTCGGATCGAACGGTCGTAACCGGGAGCTGAGGGGATGGTGCATCCTGCTGTGACTTCTCCTCAGCGGTGGAGCGTTCAACGGTCGACGATTCAGTCTCCTCATCGAGGCCTACACCGCTCGGGACATCGGTTATGAAGCCTTCAAGGTTGTTCCAGTTGTCATTGCCCTTGGCATCCATCAGGGCATCCATGAACCGAAGATCAGCGAAGGCATCACGTCCGTAGATGACCTTCCCGTTGTAAACCTCGCGGCAATCCTTCTGAACAAATCGAGGTGTCAGGGCGGCACCGCCAAGGATGACGGGAACATCAATGCCAGCGTCGTTAAACGCCTTGAGGTTGTCCTTCATGAATGCCGTGGACTTCACCAGCAGACCACTCATGGCAATGCAATCAGCCTGGTGTTCGTGCTGGGCTTCCACAATCGCTTCACAGCTTTGTTTGATTCCGAGATTGACCACCTCGTAGCCGTTGTTGGTGAGGATGATGTCCACTAGGTTCTTGCCGATGTCATGGACATCGCCCTTCACGGTGGCGATCAAGAACTTGCCCTTGCTCGTGCTTTCGCCTTCTGCTGTTTCCATATGAGGTTCCAAATAAGCCACAGCAGATTTCATCGTCTCGGCGCTTTGCAGTACGAAGGGGAGCTGCATCTGGCCGCTGCCGAACAATTCACCCACCACCTTCATGCCATCCAGTAGGAAGGTGTTGATGATCTGCAGAGGTGGATAGGCCTGCAGCGCCTCGTCGAGGGAGGGCTCTAGGCCGATGCGCTCTCCATCAATGATGTGCTGCTTGAGCCGTTCTTCAATCGGCAGATCGGCCAGCGAGGGGCCTGAAGCCCGGGCTTCCTTGGCGCTGACGCCCTCGAACAGCTTGGTGAGTTCGGTGAGCGGGTCGTAAACGCAGATTCCATCGTCGAAGCGACGGTTGTCGTTGATCAGATCACGGCACACCGTCTGGTGCTCTTCAGTGATCTTGATCAGCGGCAGAATTTTGGCAGGGCTGACGATGGCTGCATCCATGCCGGCTTCACAGCAGTCATGCAGGAAGACGGAGTTGAGCGTGATCCG
Coding sequences within it:
- a CDS encoding small RNA NsiR4-regulated ssr1528 family protein, which gives rise to MAIAGPDGVDAAIKAGVDLDGSPIPAPMLALYNEVMDLESQRARSGVIKSMRNRVVKTGAKHFDRESLNQRLLDAGWDGLKDKEIAFYFG
- the metH gene encoding methionine synthase; translation: MVVAQASRQLTNSRFLDHLNGPERPVLVFDGATGTSLQGLDLTAEDFGGPELEGCNENLAVTKPEAVKAVHRQFLEVGCDVIETDTFGAASIVLAEYGLEDKAFELNKRAAELAREMADEFSTPDKPRFVAGSMGPTTKLPTLGHIDFDTMRDSFREQAEGLIAGDVDLFIVETCQDVLQIKAALQGIEEAFEASGERRALMVSVTMETTGTMLVGTDIAAVVSILEPFPIDILGLNCATGPEQMKEHIRYLSEHSPFTVSCIPNAGLPENVGGVAHYRLTPVELKMQLMHFVEDLGVQVIGGCCGTTPSHIGSLAELAAELKPALRSSRHDAASDANVRPALNYEPAAASIYGVTPYQQDNSFLIIGERLNASGSRKVRELLAEEDWDGLVSVARGQVKENAHVLDVNVDYVGRDGEQDMHQLVSRLVTNVNLPLMLDSTEWQKMEAGLKVAGGKCILNSTNYEDGDERFFKVLELARRYGAGVVVGTIDEDGMARTAEKKFAIAQRAYRDALEFGIPAHEIFYDPLALPISTGIEEDRLNGKATVDSIRMIRENLPGVHVVLGVSNVSFGLSPAARITLNSVFLHDCCEAGMDAAIVSPAKILPLIKITEEHQTVCRDLINDNRRFDDGICVYDPLTELTKLFEGVSAKEARASGPSLADLPIEERLKQHIIDGERIGLEPSLDEALQAYPPLQIINTFLLDGMKVVGELFGSGQMQLPFVLQSAETMKSAVAYLEPHMETAEGESTSKGKFLIATVKGDVHDIGKNLVDIILTNNGYEVVNLGIKQSCEAIVEAQHEHQADCIAMSGLLVKSTAFMKDNLKAFNDAGIDVPVILGGAALTPRFVQKDCREVYNGKVIYGRDAFADLRFMDALMDAKGNDNWNNLEGFITDVPSGVGLDEETESSTVERSTAEEKSQQDAPSPQLPVTTVRSEAVPAEPTPTAPFLGSVVITEADVDIEEVFGFLDRNALFAGQWQLRKVQQQSRDEYDAMLKEKAEPVLQQWVDRCLQESLLTPRAAYGYFPVGRDGNALRVFDASGETELGRFDLPRQRSGNRYCIADFFQDMTADGRPGDVLPMQAVTMGDKASEVAQELFKGDQYSDYLYFHGLAVQMAEAMAEWVHARIRRELGFADPDGMPLRDVLAQRYRGSRYSFGYPACPNVADSRQQLSWLGADRIGLSMDASDQLSPEQSTTALVALHSKARYFSA